The segment ttaaatgtaattatattataatttaaaattaaaattaattaattatgtcagtatattttttaagtaatgaatgagtaaacttttttttttgttttcattatgtttatattttttttgagtataaaTACTGACATGAAAGTTTATAaagaatgaaataatttaaaaaacccaTACTCAATTACACaaacaacataataataatattattaattataataatgaattaataataataaatattagtttGTAATGGTAATTGATTGATATTATTCAGAGAAAAAGAGagtagttgatttattttagaaataataatgacaatttgataaaaaaaacataaatttgttGGAGAATTAAgtcaaatgatgatgattgatgttgatgatactGCTTTCGACTGTGAATGAATGAATTGAGTTTGAATTATGATGAAAACTGTGAAATTAGTCAACTGGTagtttaaattgataatataataataattattgtttttaataaataaagaaaaaataatttgagtgATATAATTATGTGAAttcaagaataataataaaaaaaaaaaacttgaatgatttaattataaataaaaaataattaatttcattgcaTTTAAtgaaaagtaatttattttgtcaagtaTTTGCTTCTAtttatattactattactacTATTGCTCTTGGATACTCTATACAcacatttatttaacaataattattttacaaataaataattatcatacgcatgcaataaatttattaattattattttaattttcaatatgttgttattaattatttcaaatgattttttttcattcatcttctgttatattttttttacctattttttttttttcataataatattacgtagataatatttttaaatgtatattatttatgtacataatatgataatttaaattgtaaaagtGTGTAATTGAAATAGTCAAACGAAAAAAACAGCAtgtagtttatttataaaaaaatttagatatgcaaaatgtataataatttaaaacgaattaatttatattatcatttggcaaaataaaaaatccaaaatattattcaattagtGTAAAtgtgtctttttttattttacttttgtgagtttatttaaatattttttttttagtctagAAATGTCATGGAAAAAGAGTTttatctatagaaaaaaattaactcttttttttctagagTAAAAGAGTTGCATATCGTTGCCTCTCACAGCCCTTTGCTGTGAGGAGtgagataattaataaaatattttacaatcacAGTACAACATGGAACAGCTGCTtgtctttataaataaataaaaatatatttatattaatattttaattttatttattattgttttacaatttttcacATTCATGTTCGAAAATAATTCCATGCATTCATTCGTTTATTAATTCTGAGCAATTTTtgtatatgtaaatttatattttgaattgagATTAATAAACTTTAGCTagtaatcaatttaattatttacaaaacttgaaaaataaaaaaaatataaaatataaataataatatagctattgtaatcataataatgatatttttttaaaataaaaaattgattaataattcatttataaattaataatcattgaaaaaaaaattcattaataattaatttaaatagtataaataaacaattaaaaaagttgaaattatttaatggcaaattattttttttttctttctttttttcattgttataattattctgtagtataaataataaaattaaatttttgaaaacaattatttatttactttcttaatgattttatataaacataatgatACTGCCAATTAATAATCTTCATCTGATGATCGTTGATATACTGGTCCAAATTTATTCATGTATTTTCGTACAAAATCTTTGGCCTTGTGTTTAACATTTTCATTACACTGTAATTCATCAACACTTTTACAGtgttttaattctttagcAAGAACAAAATGTGtcaactgtaaaaataaataaattaattaattaatcaaacaataaagcttcattattaaaatagaattatagttattattattattacctttcgtgctaaaaatttaaaatcatctgTATTTGTTATTCGTCCTTGTTTACAATCACTTTGTCGATGAGGATTCAAAAATCTGACAATGACATTAGCCATATTTATTCTAAATGTAtccttaatttttctttcagctGATAGTTCATTTGATTGTGCAattgtttgtaatttaatagCAGTATGTCTTGCATgtgattttgatttattagCACGTCTatgttttttaactttttcatgtatattttctttagaTTTACCACGTTGTTCTTTTTGACGACGAAGTTTatcttttatacttttatattttttatgatcaaCACGATCTTCTTCTCTTCTTGGACTTATTATTCTTTCTTGAACAAGTCCAATACGTCTTTTTTTAGactttaaattacaatttaataattttcttgtttttatttttttaacaattttaactgtttctaatatattatcatcaacaatcatattaacatcatcatcatcatcaccaccatcaccattatcattatcaagattatcattatcatcattatcaatattatcatatgaTATAATATCATCAGTATTATCATCTGAGGCACTTGATTCATCTTCACTTGATTCTGATGTTGAACTTGAATCATCTGGTTGTACACCAATGTGAATTGGTAATGGTGGTAACCATTGTGGAATTCTTTctttaatatgataataatatattctaCCACGTGAATCTTTGGCATGTTTCCATTTAGGTGGAAGATCCAATACAAGAGGTACTTCTTCTTCtattgattgttgttgttgttgattattttcaatttttagtgTTAATGGTGATACTGGTAAATCTGTGATGGTTGATGgtttatctaataataattttgtatttgctGAATACgtattgtgatgatgatgactaGGTTGTattgatgtattattaatagCAGCACCATTTGGCCCAGAATTATTATgtaaagttattaaattattagtaaATGATGTTGGATATGTTGTTGGTACTGGttgatgattaatattatcataagctaataaattagttgaagcatgctgctgctgctgttgctgttgctgttgctgctgttgttgctgttgttgttggtgatgatgttgatgatgaggattatgatgatggtgatgatgatgatggtgatgatgaggATGAGAATGAGGTGGTATTGATGGTGCATTAATTGGTTGTGTATTTGTTGtcatataaattgaattacattgtgatgatgatgattgtgttTTTGATTGTGATGGTGTtgctggtggtggtagtgatgatggtgatggtatAATATCACTTGTTTCTTGAACAGAttgttttgttgatgaatGATGATAGGATGATTGCCATTGACCAATTGatgtattataatataatggaTAACCAGTTTGTGGATCAATAGCAGCTGTTGTATGTGGATCAATACCTAATGCAACACAACGTTTTTCATGTTCTTGCCacatattttgttgttgttttcttaatctttcttcttcttcttctttagcAACTTTAAGTGCAAATAATTGTCTTCTTTCATATTTTGATAAACGTGGTATTGATACAAGATTTCCTCTTTCATCAGAATTAcgtttatctttattattacgATATAAAACATCTAAATCAGGACTATCACGACCTTTAATACCACTACCAATACCACTAGTACCACCAATACCAATACCACCAATACCAACAACACCAATACCACCACCAATTCCAATACCATTACGTCGTTCACATTTATCACGATCTTTTGGTATTGTTGATATTagtgttgttgataatgatgttggtgttaatgatgatatatCATCTCGTCTTCCACTGTATCTATCTGTTCTTGTTCTTTCATATGATTCTCTACGTTCTTCTTTTTCAATGTCTTCTCTAATATAACCACTGTCAGCTTCACGTTCATGTTCTTTCATTTGTtcaattctttctttttttggtaTTCTAAATActtcttttaaatttgaccatttatttaatatactaTTTGCCAAATCAACAATCATTTGGcttgtattatcattatcaatatcaatattatcatttattttattattagaaacaccgtcatttgttgtatttttaatttgatcatcatcaacatcatttaaattatcaacttgCATTTGTATTTCCATATCTGATGGTAATGatgtatcaattttattatcacatttattaacatcattaacatcatcagatttttcttcaattttattatcatcttcattattattaatattattattgctattactattatcattattatcattattattagtaatttgattaattgaCCATTTTTGTACAACACCATATACTTTACTATCCATAAGCATTGTTTTATTTGGAACTGGCAGTGTAtctaatgtttttaataattccaatttaaattgttgtatttgttttgtatttgaatCACCAACATCCATCATATAACTCCATATTAATCTTAAACCATGATAATCAAGGAATAATCTACGACATGCTGGCTCACCATTTTGTATAACTTTTAATAAACGATTTCTATGCTCACTTTCACGACTACGTACCATTAAACGACTTAGATTTAATGTATGAGCACGATTTTTTAATCCAATTGCACAAAGtttatcaatttcttcatCTAAATCTGCATCTTCAACAAATGATGTTttaatttctttcttttttcttgttgttgttgttgttgctttctTTGTTTTTGCTACTGTTGTTGCTGTagctgttgtttttgtttttctttttggttTTGTTGCTGCTGTTACTGCTGCAATTGCTGATGTTaatgttgattttattgatgatgatgatgattttgtaGATGATACAAGTGAAGGTGATGGAGATGGTGATGGTACAGGTGATGGTGAACGTGAAGCTACTGGTGATactgatggtgatgatgaaactgatgatgatggtgatgatgattctgagccagatgatgatgatgatgttgatgatgatgttataatagtttttaaataatcagtatgtgctttattatttttatttttattttttttatttttgcttttttcttcatcaggTGTATCACCAATCCAACCACGACAATTTGGTGCATCACAATAACATCTTTGTGCTTCTTTTCCATAtctttgaaaatgataatcaaATGTTATTTCTTCACCAGCCGAAATAAAACGACGATTAAAAAATCCAATTCTCAATTCACCATTAACTGTCCATTTTTGTGTTTCTGAATTTGGATCACAACTGTGATTTATAAAACGTGATATATTACCTTTTGTTGTTGCATCAATAATTTGATCTGATTTAAGTgccataaaataataatgtttatttttatcttttgagTAATCTTTAGCACGTCGACGAAAATCTTTTGGATTTAGTACTTCACCAACATATTCCATGATAAATTCACCAGCTAATATATCATTTGTTGCACGTAAACcaaaaccttttttttcagTTCTAAATACTTGACATTTTGAATATTCACATCTTTGAAAACGTTTATTTGTACATCGATCATTAACAACACATCTTGAACCACATTCAATCATCAATAATCTATTTAAGCAATCTTCACCACAACCAAGTTCACCTCTTTCAATATCTTCATCTGTTAAAAAACAATCACAAACCATtctttttgtttctttatttgtaaatctttcagttaaatataaattttcttttattctttcaaaTTGACGAAGTCTTTCTTGCAATTCATAATCGATCTCTTCTTCTTTTATCATTGACAATACTGTTGatgttttatcatcatttgatttaatattatgcTGCTGctgatgattttgttgatcaacaacattacaattattctcatcaataatattattatcatcattttttataattgaattttttgctGTATCTTCACAAGATGTTATCATAgctgtattattatcaattgatgttAATAAAGTACCTGCAGTACCAatactattactattatcaGATATTATATTGCcaaatgttgttgatgatttattgtATCCACCAATTGTACTACCACACATTTCTAATTCACTTGATCTTCGCCAACGTGATTTAACTTTAACTGGTTTTGTTGTATCAGATTCATAACCAATTAAACTACTACTACTAGATATTGTTAATggtgatattgttgttgttggtattATTTGTGTTGATactattgttgatgttgatgttgtagTATTTAATAATGTAGTGTCTAAtgatgtcaattttttattttccttatcAGATTGTATATCAAATTGTACatctgataatgatgatgttgttgttgatgtattgttattgtaataattatcttgtgatgttgatgttattattgtatcttttttttgattatttataatactattattactaCCACCAGCAATACCaccactactactactacaaCTTGTTATTGTTTCACGTTCTTGCATTGCTTTTGTAACATCAGCAATGGGTTTTGTAACAAGTCCTCGACCACGTGATCTTTGTTTCATTAAACCTTGTGAACGTATTCTACTACTTCTTCTAATACCAGATGAATTTGATCCATTATCTGATCCAGTTGTATCAGTACTACCACTACGATTACGAAATTCACtacattttttatcacaatcattttgattttgatgattttttaattcatttgaatcatcaattttattatttgataatgttATATCATTGCTATTATCACTtgcactattattattactacaatataataattttgtatcattttcattatttttattatccatcATCATTGTTATTTCACTTTCACGTGATTCTTCATCATTTGTATCTTGTGGATAGTCtgaatattcaattgaattttcatttattttggcACAATctgttgatatattattatcatcaccatcatctgTTTTTATTTCGACAATTTCATCTGTTGTTGtttcaacaataatatcatcattgttataaatttcttgagttattattttactagATGTATCATcctcctcatcatcatcataattattatttggtaaaGTTTGTATTGTTGAAGAATCATGAACAcctaaattatcaataatcatattgtcattatcaattatatttttataatcatttaaacTACAACTACTACTATTACTACtaacaacttttttatttttatcattatccttgatatatttttctgttaTTTGTGATTGACAATTTTCTTCTATTAATTGATTATCAGAATTATCAGCtacaataatttcattattaattttatcaattaaatttaattgagatTCATTAACAGTATTATTATcactttgtttattattttgtaaataatcaattgaatcatGATGATTATCATTGACAGTTAAACATTCAACACCttcttcaataatttcataatCATTTGTTGTGACAACATCTTCAGTATTTGTTACCATTGtatcaatttcattatcaattaatataacaacgttattttcttgtttatcATCTTCTACTTCTACTTCTACTTGTTCTTCAAAATGAGATTCATCCATAACAACAACTTGCTCACAAccaatatcattatcaatatattgCTCACTTGCtgtattaatatcattattatcatcatcatcatcattattaacaacaacaacattatcaATTTCAACTTCCATTTCTTCACATACCACTGTCTCTTCTGCAACTATTTCTTCTTCAATGACATCATTACCAACGTTGACAATCTCAGCATCATTATTAGTAACAATTTCatcagaattatttaaaataacattatcatttgatatattttttgaatctgtattaattatttcagttGTTTGAATTTCTGTTGGTGTTGTTTCTAAATTATCTaccaatttatcaataattttttgactatCATTATTAGAcgaatttgttaaattatcatcagttTTAATAATgctatttttatcatttgatgaaatgattttatttgtattacgATTACCAGATAACCTGGGTCTTCCACGTTTTCTTGGTACTATTATTGGTACTGcttcatcaacaacaccaacactatcaatattatttgttaatacttgatttgtatttttatttttttctatatttttagttgatttaatattaCCTCCTAGCAATTcaccattttgttttttattatcaatattcacTTCAATAGATTGTTGTTTTTGTGCAATTTGTCTTCTTGATTTTCTTACTGGCATTGCTAAATTTGTTGAAgcaatatttgatgatggtattgttgatgttgatccaccatcatcaccaccaccaccactactgctatttaaaatttcatttttttttctacgtcCCATTGtacatttatcaacaatttatacactattatttttatttttttttatattgttaattttcttcctaaaaaataaaataattattgtttatatttaaaataaaaattaaatagaaacaaaaaaataattattaacaactcacctaataatgatgattttattttttttttaatgattaactttttttcatttcatcaattaaattattaatagaatTGCTTGCTCCAAATGTAATAGCTTccaaagttaattaaaaatgtaatctaaaattgtatatatttattaattaaatattaaacaaataaaatatggttGACTTACACTTGACAACGATTTTAAAATCAGCTTgtctatgaatttttaataatattatttttataaattacaacaaGCAAGATGACGATGATGGTTGCCTTGTTGTTTGTAGATAAAACTAttcaatatatactttttatatgATGTTTGACAGTTAATTTCaagtatgtttattttataattgttttttttttttattttttttttccacctaggcaatatataaatgtttgtGTTTCAATTTGACTTGATTGACGCACTATCAACGTGTACCAATATTATTGTCGTAAACTATCTACCAATAccatcatataatttttagtttaaatttttttttgttaaactaatttttttatcataaaatatgaataatttatcaacacatgcaacaatgataattatgcttgaacaaatttattttttatttttatataggtaataaaaatagcacctacataattttttaggtTACTAAATGTTTATGCTGATTACACTGATTGTTAATTAGTTTTATGATAAACATACACAccaaaaattatcatgatttaatgacaaaatcatcattattttgatatttgtatacattattaaaaaaaatataggtatcAGTTACACCTGTAATAATGTTGTTGCactattaacaataaaacttgatttagctttaataataattaatgtgatactgatttattaatttaaaaattaactacttaatattatgttgaaaaaaaaattgtttatataaaaaaaaacactattatttaaatgataaaaattgagtaaTGGTTTTTTACATGAACAACTGTGTTGTTTCATTACATGCAATACATAGATGATgtgtattatttatgtatgtatgtgtTTAGGCGCGTTCAAAAAGTCATAtttgaaattcaaaatggcgtccaaaaagaatagaaaaaaaaaattaattaaattaaaaatattactgtaTTAATTTTGTAGATATAAATAATGGTGACGTCTATcttaacaaaatatcaaaatatttataaaagtttcTTAAAATGCAGCATCTAAAAATTCCAGAAAACCGAGTGGATAACTTTGAACGCACCCCATGATGGTGCCTCTAGCTGagtgagagagaaaaaaaaatttaaaaaaatataaaaattaaattataaaatatcaatgagtaataaaaaaaaagagttggagaaatttctagaaaaaaaagttgatggaATTTTCAGTTGGAGAAATTTCTAAGATCgaaaaattactaataatgAGGTCACTGATTgtcttgatgaatttatatctctctctgaaaataattttcccaATACAAGAGATTTTTTTGATCcatcaattgttgaaaatcCGGCTCTTTATTGTCCTGtgaatttcaattattatttccatttaattactgagaaaaaaattaattacataatgcatttatatttttggaaaaaaacatttctcaCGTCACTGATGATCAACCAAATATCTTCACACAATacacaattatatatttattattatttatttatttttcttctcgataaattttgtacaatatataattattttatttgtgtatatagtcacgattaatttcttttttacatgATTTTCAATAAGTGGAATCTATTTATCACGTCCTGTTCCGTCattccattaaaaatttaaaaaaaaataaaatacacattgCTATCAATtgatttcatataaaaaatttctatataagttgaacaatttttttttttttttatttttaataatattaattccaAATCTCCTCTTTATGTGCAAGTACCGTCTTGCAAAcggttatatttattattattattatatctttttttttttttctttttttagttttttatcatctataatatttaatattatattttgcattaatttgttattaatctTGCACTATTCTCACATtcatacaattaaaatttgtttgtctctttttttattttcattcattacaattattattagtaaaattctacatattttttttttctcccaacgtttattcaattgaagacagccaattattgtttaaataataataacatgtaTAATATTGAGTTTATCTTGGCCATTTTCacgtgacaaaaaaaaaaacaacagttaaaaaatataagataatgataaaaattaagaatcCAAGTTATAATCtgtctgagaaaaaaaattaaaataaaaaatttgtaaatgataaaatgactTAACAAGATAAAATTCAACTGGACAATTATCCATTTAATTAATGCCACAATTTATGACAATCAACGACTAGTCATCCAGCCCATTTAAACGAtccaacaattattaattgttttatgaataatgttatataataataataattctgttTGTAAATGAATGAGATAATTAAATACTCGTATCCCGcagtgatttaaatttaataa is part of the Aphidius gifuensis isolate YNYX2018 linkage group LG1, ASM1490517v1, whole genome shotgun sequence genome and harbors:
- the LOC122861068 gene encoding uncharacterized protein LOC122861068; translated protein: MPVRKSRRQIAQKQQSIEVNIDNKKQNGELLGGNIKSTKNIEKNKNTNQVLTNNIDSVGVVDEAVPIIVPRKRGRPRLSGNRNTNKIISSNDKNSIIKTDDNLTNSSNNDSQKIIDKLVDNLETTPTEIQTTEIINTDSKNISNDNVILNNSDEIVTNNDAEIVNVGNDVIEEEIVAEETVVCEEMEVEIDNVVVVNNDDDDDNNDINTASEQYIDNDIGCEQVVVMDESHFEEQVEVEVEDDKQENNVVILIDNEIDTMVTNTEDVVTTNDYEIIEEGVECLTVNDNHHDSIDYLQNNKQSDNNTVNESQLNLIDKINNEIIVADNSDNQLIEENCQSQITEKYIKDNDKNKKVVSSNSSSCSLNDYKNIIDNDNMIIDNLGVHDSSTIQTLPNNNYDDDEEDDTSSKIITQEIYNNDDIIVETTTDEIVEIKTDDGDDNNISTDCAKINENSIEYSDYPQDTNDEESRESEITMMMDNKNNENDTKLLYCSNNNSASDNSNDITLSNNKIDDSNELKNHQNQNDCDKKCSEFRNRSGSTDTTGSDNGSNSSGIRRSSRIRSQGLMKQRSRGRGLVTKPIADVTKAMQERETITSCSSSSGGIAGGSNNSIINNQKKDTIITSTSQDNYYNNNTSTTTSSLSDVQFDIQSDKENKKLTSLDTTLLNTTTSTSTIVSTQIIPTTTISPLTISSSSSLIGYESDTTKPVKVKSRWRRSSELEMCGSTIGGYNKSSTTFGNIISDNSNSIGTAGTLLTSIDNNTAMITSCEDTAKNSIIKNDDNNIIDENNCNVVDQQNHQQQHNIKSNDDKTSTVLSMIKEEEIDYELQERLRQFERIKENLYLTERFTNKETKRMVCDCFLTDEDIERGELGCGEDCLNRLLMIECGSRCVVNDRCTNKRFQRCEYSKCQVFRTEKKGFGLRATNDILAGEFIMEYVGEVLNPKDFRRRAKDYSKDKNKHYYFMALKSDQIIDATTKGNISRFINHSCDPNSETQKWTVNGELRIGFFNRRFISAGEEITFDYHFQRYGKEAQRCYCDAPNCRGWIGDTPDEEKSKNKKNKNKNNKAHTDYLKTIITSSSTSSSSSGSESSSPSSSVSSSPSVSPVASRSPSPVPSPSPSPSLVSSTKSSSSSIKSTLTSAIAAVTAATKPKRKTKTTATATTVAKTKKATTTTTRKKKEIKTSFVEDADLDEEIDKLCAIGLKNRAHTLNLSRLMVRSRESEHRNRLLKVIQNGEPACRRLFLDYHGLRLIWSYMMDVGDSNTKQIQQFKLELLKTLDTLPVPNKTMLMDSKVYGVVQKWSINQITNNNDNNDNSNSNNNINNNEDDNKIEEKSDDVNDVNKCDNKIDTSLPSDMEIQMQVDNLNDVDDDQIKNTTNDGVSNNKINDNIDIDNDNTSQMIVDLANSILNKWSNLKEVFRIPKKERIEQMKEHEREADSGYIREDIEKEERRESYERTRTDRYSGRRDDISSLTPTSLSTTLISTIPKDRDKCERRNGIGIGGGIGVVGIGGIGIGGTSGIGSGIKGRDSPDLDVLYRNNKDKRNSDERGNLVSIPRLSKYERRQLFALKVAKEEEEERLRKQQQNMWQEHEKRCVALGIDPHTTAAIDPQTGYPLYYNTSIGQWQSSYHHSSTKQSVQETSDIIPSPSSLPPPATPSQSKTQSSSSQCNSIYMTTNTQPINAPSIPPHSHPHHHHHHHHHHHNPHHQHHHQQQQQQQQQQQQQQQQQHASTNLLAYDNINHQPVPTTYPTSFTNNLITLHNNSGPNGAAINNTSIQPSHHHHNTYSANTKLLLDKPSTITDLPVSPLTLKIENNQQQQQSIEEEVPLVLDLPPKWKHAKDSRGRIYYYHIKERIPQWLPPLPIHIGVQPDDSSSTSESSEDESSASDDNTDDIISYDNIDNDDNDNLDNDNGDGGDDDDDVNMIVDDNILETVKIVKKIKTRKLLNCNLKSKKRRIGLVQERIISPRREEDRVDHKKYKSIKDKLRRQKEQRGKSKENIHEKVKKHRRANKSKSHARHTAIKLQTIAQSNELSAERKIKDTFRINMANVIVRFLNPHRQSDCKQGRITNTDDFKFLARKLTHFVLAKELKHCKSVDELQCNENVKHKAKDFVRKYMNKFGPVYQRSSDEDY